A DNA window from Spirochaetaceae bacterium contains the following coding sequences:
- a CDS encoding thiamine pyrophosphate-binding protein encodes MNGYDYIAQILKTEGVEWLACFPQHPIIEAVAAVGIRPIAFRHERGAVMAADGYSRTSDGRRFGVVAVQAQAGAENALGGLAQAGADNIPILMLPAGNSLNTLTRPNFQAARTYHGVAKCVEPILRPDQVAPVMRRAFHALRSGAPGPAVVEMTGDVCAQQVPESAQTYRPPRPARQTPAADDVAAAAEVLRAARRPLIWAGAGVLAAGASAELARLAEVLAAPVFCTMPGKSALPETHRLALGAGAGTTTLAAHRWLSECDVMLALGTSLTRSPYAQSVRADIRLIHNSVSVDDLNKDEAPEVALLGDAGLTMAALIEELGGGAADQAAVDRVAGEVAAVRAEWLAEWQPALTDDGEPLNYYRVVHALNEVLDPDASIVTHDAGAPRDCMVPFYRATVPHSYVGWGKTTHLGFGLPLAIGAKLAHPDRFCLNVMGDGAFGMSGLDLETAVRAEVPITTVLLNNGAMATYSGARDMIGPAARAFGVSKMGGNYAALADALGARGIAVRTAAELEQALADAQRLNADGVTVLIDVQANVESRRSRF; translated from the coding sequence GTGAACGGATACGACTATATCGCTCAGATTCTCAAGACCGAGGGGGTGGAGTGGCTGGCCTGCTTCCCCCAGCACCCGATCATCGAGGCCGTCGCCGCCGTCGGCATCCGCCCGATCGCGTTTCGCCACGAGCGCGGCGCGGTAATGGCCGCCGACGGCTACAGCCGCACCAGCGACGGCCGGCGCTTCGGCGTGGTCGCCGTGCAGGCGCAGGCGGGCGCCGAGAATGCGCTCGGCGGCCTCGCGCAGGCCGGGGCCGACAACATTCCGATCCTGATGCTGCCGGCCGGCAACTCGCTGAACACCCTGACCCGGCCCAACTTCCAGGCCGCCCGCACCTACCATGGCGTTGCCAAGTGCGTCGAACCGATCCTGCGCCCCGACCAGGTGGCGCCGGTGATGCGGCGCGCCTTCCATGCCCTGCGCAGCGGCGCCCCCGGCCCGGCGGTGGTGGAGATGACCGGCGACGTGTGCGCCCAGCAGGTGCCGGAGTCGGCGCAGACCTACCGTCCGCCGCGCCCGGCGCGGCAGACCCCGGCGGCGGACGACGTCGCCGCCGCCGCGGAGGTGCTGCGCGCCGCCCGCAGGCCGCTGATCTGGGCCGGCGCCGGTGTGCTGGCGGCCGGCGCCAGCGCGGAGCTGGCCCGCCTCGCCGAGGTGCTTGCGGCGCCGGTGTTCTGCACCATGCCCGGCAAGTCGGCGCTGCCCGAAACCCACCGCCTCGCGCTCGGCGCCGGGGCCGGCACCACCACCCTGGCCGCGCACCGCTGGCTGTCCGAGTGCGACGTGATGCTCGCCCTCGGTACCAGCCTCACCCGCAGCCCCTACGCCCAGTCGGTGCGCGCGGACATCCGGCTGATCCACAACAGCGTCAGCGTCGACGACCTGAACAAGGACGAGGCGCCCGAGGTGGCGCTGCTCGGCGATGCCGGCCTCACCATGGCGGCCCTGATCGAGGAACTCGGCGGCGGCGCGGCGGACCAGGCCGCGGTCGACCGGGTGGCGGGCGAGGTGGCCGCGGTCCGCGCCGAGTGGCTGGCCGAGTGGCAGCCGGCGCTCACCGACGACGGCGAGCCGCTGAACTACTACCGGGTGGTGCACGCGCTCAACGAGGTGCTCGACCCGGACGCCAGCATCGTGACCCACGACGCCGGCGCGCCGCGCGACTGCATGGTGCCGTTCTACCGCGCCACCGTGCCGCACAGCTACGTCGGCTGGGGCAAGACCACCCACCTCGGCTTCGGTCTGCCGCTGGCGATCGGCGCCAAGCTGGCCCACCCGGACCGGTTCTGCCTCAACGTGATGGGCGACGGCGCGTTCGGCATGTCGGGCCTCGACCTGGAGACGGCGGTGCGCGCGGAGGTGCCGATCACCACCGTGCTGCTCAACAACGGCGCCATGGCCACCTACAGCGGCGCCCGCGACATGATCGGACCCGCGGCGCGCGCCTTCGGCGTGTCCAAGATGGGCGGCAACTACGCGGCGCTGGCCGACGCGCTCGGCGCCCGCGGCATCGCCGTGCGCACCGCCGCGGAGCTGGAGCAGGCGCTGGCCGACGCGCAACGCCTGAACGCGGACGGGGTCACCGTCCTGATCGACGTGCAGGCCAACGTGGAGTCGCGCCGCTCGCGGTTCTGA
- a CDS encoding acetoacetate decarboxylase family protein: MAYTFQPGMMYMMPTHFGPMAGPRQGADGKGFACIDSPRSTSYSVSFLTNAEQLEPLLPPGFSLHGEPVVTVSQTHMKEIEWLAGRGYNIMGVTFPVAFSGTRDRAVGPLLTVLWENMTDPILTGREQLGFSKIYCEMPDPVVCRGEFHVTGSWEGYRFLDMKLRNLQAVAPENYPGPAAPRTDGVLTGQLHYKYIPRTGEWDKADVAYATLTPAEGSNSRVTGMWRGEGTVQFQQARWEDMPTQFMIVNTFHALEIKEYRGASISQSVGGKDLSDQRMLV; encoded by the coding sequence ATGGCCTATACGTTCCAGCCGGGCATGATGTACATGATGCCCACCCACTTCGGACCGATGGCAGGTCCACGCCAGGGCGCCGACGGCAAGGGATTCGCCTGCATCGACAGCCCCCGTTCCACCAGCTACTCGGTGAGCTTCCTGACCAACGCCGAGCAGCTCGAACCGCTGCTGCCGCCCGGATTCTCGCTGCACGGCGAGCCGGTGGTGACCGTCAGTCAGACCCACATGAAGGAGATCGAGTGGCTCGCCGGGCGCGGCTACAACATCATGGGGGTTACCTTCCCGGTGGCATTTTCCGGCACCCGCGACCGTGCCGTGGGGCCGCTGCTGACCGTGCTGTGGGAGAACATGACCGACCCGATCCTGACCGGGCGCGAGCAACTGGGGTTTTCGAAGATCTACTGCGAGATGCCCGATCCGGTGGTGTGCCGCGGCGAGTTTCACGTGACCGGGAGCTGGGAGGGCTACCGCTTCCTGGACATGAAGCTGCGCAACCTGCAGGCGGTGGCGCCGGAGAACTACCCGGGGCCCGCGGCCCCGCGCACCGACGGCGTGCTGACCGGTCAACTGCACTACAAGTACATTCCCCGGACCGGGGAGTGGGACAAGGCCGACGTCGCCTACGCCACCCTCACTCCCGCGGAGGGCTCCAACTCCCGGGTGACCGGCATGTGGCGCGGCGAGGGTACGGTGCAGTTTCAGCAGGCGCGCTGGGAGGACATGCCGACTCAGTTCATGATCGTGAACACGTTCCACGCGCTGGAGATCAAGGAGTACCGCGGCGCCAGCATCAGCCAGTCGGTGGGCGGCAAGGACCTGAGCGACCAGCGCATGCTGGTATAG
- a CDS encoding carbohydrate ABC transporter permease, which produces MTSVRRRREPWRAVVYGLLALGLVIFMYPYLWMVSGTLMTNEAFYRGDSNYLLPQPFSIYVWKYLFVEIRDVFPIARYTMNSLITTAGAVLIYLVTGILAGYALARKPVPFKGVIVWLLFATFMFPGITLLIPTFFVVYRLGLINTYLGIILVLAAEPLPFVLLYRFFRDIPVEYEYAGRVDGAADLRILWSVLIPLAMPAIVAAGLLGIIMSWNAFIFPFMLATSTDLYTLPVSLLYFQNVQLWSTAHERIGVAVVATLPPIVVFIIAQRKVMSGFTGGLKT; this is translated from the coding sequence ATGACATCAGTGCGCCGGCGCAGGGAGCCGTGGCGGGCGGTCGTGTACGGCCTGCTTGCGCTTGGACTGGTGATCTTCATGTACCCGTACCTGTGGATGGTGTCGGGCACCTTGATGACCAACGAGGCGTTCTATCGCGGCGACAGCAACTACCTGCTGCCGCAGCCATTCTCCATCTACGTCTGGAAGTACCTGTTCGTCGAGATACGTGACGTGTTCCCGATCGCCCGGTACACGATGAACAGCCTGATCACGACCGCCGGCGCGGTGCTGATCTATCTCGTGACGGGGATACTTGCCGGCTATGCTCTGGCCAGAAAGCCGGTGCCGTTCAAGGGTGTGATCGTCTGGCTGCTGTTCGCGACCTTCATGTTCCCCGGGATCACGCTGCTCATACCGACCTTCTTCGTGGTCTACCGTCTGGGCCTGATCAATACCTATCTCGGCATCATCCTGGTGCTGGCGGCAGAGCCGCTGCCGTTCGTGCTGCTGTACCGGTTCTTCCGCGACATCCCGGTCGAGTACGAGTACGCGGGGCGCGTCGACGGGGCCGCCGACCTGCGCATCCTGTGGAGCGTCCTGATCCCGCTGGCGATGCCGGCCATCGTGGCGGCGGGGCTGCTCGGCATCATCATGTCGTGGAACGCCTTCATCTTTCCGTTCATGCTGGCGACCTCGACCGACCTCTACACGCTGCCGGTGTCGCTGCTGTACTTCCAGAACGTGCAGTTGTGGTCCACGGCGCACGAGCGGATCGGGGTGGCGGTGGTGGCGACGCTGCCGCCGATCGTCGTGTTCATCATCGCGCAGCGCAAGGTGATGAGCGGGTTCACCGGCGGCCTCAAGACCTGA
- a CDS encoding aldo/keto reductase encodes MERRPIGNTDLMTSPIGFGTWEMSTTMYGSIDVGEASRAVHAAIDHGINLFDTAEVYGPFHSEELLAKALGARRSEVILVTKTGFAYDDEKYRVTGRNSRYEHIVARTEGCLRRLNTDVIDLMLIHWPDFETPFDEPMRALQKLKQDGKIRHAGVSNFNIETMDYCRQFTDVAVNQVGYHLFDQRMQKAILPYCLEHNIGFMAYGTLGFGLLTGAFKPDHTFEEADWRRRNYTAFGLPLFQREHFARELRVAARLAELAASHGRSLAQLAIAWVLGHPAVSVALVGMRNDRELAENVASTEWRLSDDDRAAIDRIFADESCPTYEDYPQSQRF; translated from the coding sequence ATGGAACGACGGCCAATCGGCAATACCGACCTCATGACTTCCCCCATCGGCTTCGGCACCTGGGAGATGAGCACCACCATGTACGGCTCAATCGACGTCGGCGAGGCGTCGCGGGCGGTGCACGCGGCGATCGACCACGGCATCAACCTGTTCGACACGGCCGAGGTGTACGGCCCCTTCCACTCGGAGGAGCTGCTCGCCAAGGCGCTCGGCGCCCGCCGCAGCGAGGTGATCCTGGTCACCAAGACCGGCTTCGCATACGACGACGAGAAGTACCGGGTGACCGGGCGCAACTCGCGCTACGAGCACATCGTCGCGCGTACCGAGGGCTGCCTGCGCCGCCTGAACACCGACGTGATCGACCTGATGCTGATCCACTGGCCCGACTTCGAGACCCCGTTCGACGAGCCGATGCGCGCGCTGCAGAAGTTGAAGCAGGACGGCAAGATCCGCCACGCCGGCGTGTCCAACTTCAACATCGAGACCATGGATTACTGCCGGCAGTTCACCGACGTCGCGGTCAACCAGGTGGGCTATCACCTGTTCGACCAGCGCATGCAGAAGGCGATCCTGCCTTACTGCCTGGAGCACAACATCGGCTTCATGGCGTACGGGACGCTCGGCTTCGGGCTGCTGACCGGCGCGTTCAAGCCGGACCACACGTTCGAGGAGGCCGACTGGCGGCGCAGAAACTACACCGCGTTCGGGTTGCCGCTGTTCCAGCGCGAGCACTTCGCGCGCGAGCTGCGCGTGGCCGCGCGGCTGGCCGAGCTGGCGGCGAGCCACGGCCGGTCGCTGGCGCAGCTCGCCATCGCCTGGGTGCTCGGCCATCCGGCGGTGTCGGTGGCGCTGGTGGGCATGCGCAACGACCGCGAGCTGGCGGAAAACGTCGCCTCCACCGAGTGGCGGCTGAGCGACGACGACCGCGCCGCCATCGACCGCATCTTTGCCGACGAGAGCTGCCCCACCTACGAAGACTACCCGCAGTCGCAGCGCTTCTGA
- a CDS encoding 3-hydroxyacyl-CoA dehydrogenase family protein produces MAAKSAVIGAGAMGHGIGEVLARSYPEVWLYDPDAAALERAAALIRESVERLRRHGLITAEVARDTPARVRTTTNLERAVAGAAFVIEAAPEDLPAKQELFAELDRLAPADAVLATNSSSFTLADVSARVSEPRRRLVVGSHFFLPAQIVPLVEVSRAAATADEAFEAAYALWERCGKTPIRVRRDVSGYVANRLQRALMREALAQVAEGSASAEDIDRAVRFGFGLRFMVRGPLAQRDVAGLGLASRIQTNPDDRERLNAGRRHLLDTAAAGHLGLDTGRGLLDWHARDPGEVRRTGAEALARAAALLIENERAEGK; encoded by the coding sequence GTGGCGGCGAAGAGTGCGGTGATCGGCGCCGGGGCGATGGGCCACGGCATTGGCGAGGTGCTGGCGCGCTCGTACCCGGAGGTGTGGCTGTACGACCCGGACGCGGCCGCCCTGGAGCGGGCGGCCGCGCTGATCCGGGAGTCGGTGGAGCGGCTGCGGAGGCACGGGCTGATCACCGCCGAGGTGGCGCGCGACACCCCCGCCCGCGTGCGCACCACCACCAACCTGGAGCGGGCCGTGGCGGGTGCCGCGTTCGTGATCGAGGCGGCGCCGGAGGACCTGCCTGCCAAGCAGGAGCTGTTCGCCGAGCTGGACCGTCTGGCCCCGGCCGATGCCGTGCTCGCCACCAACTCCTCCAGTTTCACGCTGGCCGACGTGAGCGCGCGGGTCAGCGAGCCGCGCCGCCGGCTGGTAGTGGGCTCGCACTTCTTCCTGCCCGCCCAGATCGTGCCGCTGGTGGAGGTGTCGCGCGCCGCCGCCACCGCCGACGAGGCGTTCGAGGCCGCCTACGCGCTCTGGGAGCGCTGCGGCAAGACCCCGATACGGGTGCGGCGCGACGTATCCGGCTACGTCGCCAACCGCCTGCAGCGCGCCCTGATGCGCGAGGCCCTGGCCCAGGTGGCCGAGGGCTCGGCCAGCGCCGAGGACATCGACCGCGCGGTACGATTCGGCTTCGGGCTGCGCTTCATGGTGCGCGGCCCGCTGGCGCAGCGCGACGTGGCCGGCCTCGGCCTGGCCAGCCGCATCCAGACCAACCCCGACGACCGCGAACGGCTCAACGCCGGCCGCCGCCACCTGCTCGACACCGCCGCCGCCGGCCACCTCGGCCTCGACACCGGCCGCGGCCTGCTCGACTGGCACGCCCGCGACCCCGGCGAAGTGCGCCGCACCGGCGCCGAAGCCCTCGCCCGCGCCGCCGCCCTGCTCATCGAGAACGAACGTGCGGAAGGAAAGTAG